One Vibrio sp. CDRSL-10 TSBA genomic region harbors:
- a CDS encoding sodium-dependent transporter — protein sequence MKREQWGSRAGFILAAVGSAVGLGNIWRFPYMAYENGGGAFFIPYLFAMITAGIPFMILEFSMGQRNRGSAPATLSRINAKFEWLGWFQVGVAAVIGVYYVAVIGWAISYFGMSFDQSWGTDTNAFFFSEYLGLGDNSPTNLGGIQWKIVLAMVIAWAVTYAAIVGGVKSGIERASKVMMPVLFVMVLLLIGRMLFLPGALDGVNYMFQPDFSKIWDVKVWAAAYGQIFFTLSIGFAIMLAYSSYLPEKSDITNNAFMTVLLNCGFSILAGIMIFSVLGYMAQEQGKPLTEVVSAGVGLAFVTLPAAINLLPLPYVFGPLLFLALIVAGLSSHISILEAVTSAVIDKMSWSRKKAANIVIGVSFIVSMAFATNGGLLLLDLVDHFANNIGIMSSCLVELVLMTWLVKVSDARKYVNSVSDFAVGVWFDICLRFISPVILAIIVVTKVKTLMTEGYGGYDLTLGWALIGVLFIIGVAVNAMSRKENNA from the coding sequence ATGAAGCGAGAACAATGGGGTTCCCGAGCCGGTTTCATTCTGGCTGCTGTGGGCTCAGCAGTGGGACTGGGAAACATCTGGCGTTTCCCGTACATGGCCTATGAAAACGGCGGCGGCGCCTTCTTCATTCCTTACCTGTTTGCCATGATCACCGCCGGTATTCCGTTTATGATCCTGGAGTTCTCTATGGGTCAGCGTAACCGCGGTTCAGCTCCGGCAACTCTGTCACGTATTAACGCAAAATTTGAATGGCTGGGCTGGTTCCAGGTTGGTGTTGCCGCTGTGATTGGCGTTTACTACGTCGCTGTTATCGGCTGGGCGATCTCCTACTTTGGCATGTCGTTTGACCAAAGCTGGGGTACAGATACTAACGCCTTCTTCTTTAGTGAATACCTGGGACTGGGTGACAACTCCCCGACCAACCTGGGCGGCATTCAGTGGAAGATCGTGCTGGCGATGGTGATTGCCTGGGCTGTTACTTACGCTGCAATCGTTGGCGGGGTTAAATCCGGTATCGAACGTGCTTCTAAAGTGATGATGCCGGTACTGTTTGTCATGGTACTGCTGCTTATCGGTCGTATGCTGTTCCTGCCGGGTGCACTGGATGGTGTGAACTACATGTTCCAGCCAGATTTCAGCAAAATCTGGGATGTAAAAGTATGGGCAGCCGCTTATGGTCAGATCTTCTTCACCCTGAGTATCGGCTTTGCCATCATGCTGGCTTACTCCAGCTACCTGCCGGAAAAATCAGACATCACCAACAACGCATTTATGACGGTGTTGCTAAACTGTGGTTTCTCGATTCTGGCCGGTATCATGATCTTCTCGGTACTGGGCTACATGGCTCAAGAGCAAGGTAAACCGCTGACAGAAGTCGTCTCTGCCGGTGTAGGTCTGGCGTTCGTTACTCTGCCAGCAGCGATTAACCTGCTGCCACTGCCTTACGTATTTGGCCCGCTGCTGTTCCTGGCACTGATCGTCGCCGGTCTGAGCTCACACATTTCGATTCTGGAAGCCGTGACTTCAGCCGTGATCGATAAAATGAGCTGGAGCCGTAAGAAAGCAGCCAACATTGTTATCGGTGTCAGCTTTATCGTATCCATGGCTTTTGCAACCAACGGCGGCCTGCTGCTGCTTGACCTGGTTGACCACTTTGCTAACAACATCGGCATCATGTCGAGCTGTCTGGTTGAGCTGGTGCTGATGACCTGGCTGGTTAAAGTGTCTGATGCGCGTAAATACGTTAACTCAGTATCAGATTTCGCAGTTGGCGTTTGGTTCGATATCTGTCTGCGCTTTATCTCACCAGTCATTCTGGCCATCATTGTCGTGACCAAGGTGAAAACTCTGATGACCGAAGGCTACGGCGGTTACGATCTAACACTGGGCTGGGCGCTGATTGGCGTACTATTTATCATTGGTGTCGCTGTGAACGCGATGAGCCGCAAGGAGAATAACGCATGA
- a CDS encoding MetS family NSS transporter small subunit has product MTTGAIIMMILGLGITWGGAAICIRKAMNKSE; this is encoded by the coding sequence ATGACCACTGGTGCAATCATCATGATGATTCTGGGCTTAGGGATTACCTGGGGTGGCGCAGCCATCTGTATCCGTAAAGCGATGAATAAATCAGAGTAA